GAAAGCGGCCTAGATCTCTTTTTCTTGGTCGATCAGTCGGCTTTGGTTTGGGCGGCCGCTTTAATTTGGAGCCGCCCGATGGCGCGTGCAGCCGTGCGCGCCGGCCTCGCTCGTGACGTGTCATCCGTAGGACACCACTGACGTGCGTTCTCGTAAGTTAAGCACGCCCGTGACTGGATTTTGCATGTTCGCTGTCCGGTTAATCAGACTGATCCACGTTTCGGTGACTATTCCCTGCAGCGGACGAggctttctttctcttttttattttttatgtaaaaaaaaaaagaagagccTGGTTAGGCCAAGGCCGGTTCACGCAGCAGTCCTTAAAACGGGTAAAAAACGACCGTCTTTAATGGGTCGCAGCCTTTGCGCCTAACCCGTGTCGATCGCTGTCGCACCCATGACTCACCGCTCCCCCGGAGCTGATGATCGATTAATTGGCGTCCTCGCTTCACGCGTGGTTGCCCTCTCGTCTCGACAGTCTACGTAACGCGTACACAGTCTACGCTAGAACTTTTGCGCGTACTAGCACGTAGAGCGGTAGTACAGTATTGAATTTAGATGTAATGGCATACGAAGCGCATAGGGTTTTACTAGGTCAATAACGTTGGCACTACAGTGGCAGGGGGAATTTACTGCGTCGGGTCTAAGGCGATGATGGTCTCGCGCGCGGTTCTTTTGAGGCGTGCCGTGCTGGCTCTGACCTCGACAACCCATCATGATGTTGCGCTTCACGAAGCAATGAACTTGTGCTCTGCGCGTCCACAGACAACATCCACTACTGCCTTTTGCCCCTTTTCCCGTACCtaggtaaaaaagaaaaaacccaGCCAGCTACTCCCACGCTAGCCTACACCCATCCGTCATCCTACCCCGTACTTTCGCCTggtttttgtttctctctccGCCCACCAGCACGCATCCGATCGTTGCCTGTTGGTATTTATGTCCCGAGGGTTTTACGGGTTTCGGGGTCGCGGTCGTCGTCGATCCGTGGTGGGACGTGATCGATCGACGGCCAGCATTAGCCCGTAGCAGTACTAGTACGTGTTGCATGCCGGAGACAGCAATCATGGGTCCAACGTACGTTAATCCTACGGCAGGATCTGGATTTGACTTGTCAGGACTCGCTTTTTCGCGTGTTTTGGGACTAGAAAGACAGAATTTATTCTACGAGAGCCTTTCTTCCTTTCTACTGCTCGTTGTAGTATAacaaaacacatgcatgcggCGGGCTTTGAAAACCAAAATTGCTACTCCGTACTTTTGTTTTTGGCAAATCGTTCGGAACCACGACGAGCGCCGACGTGTGGACGCCCCCCGGCGGCCCTGCTTTTTGTTTCACGGAAGAGGATCCCCGAATCCCCATCATCACTGGCTGAATCTGATGGCCGGCCGGGCATTGAAAGCTTTGGCAAGAACCCCGCAGCATATATGCTCCCTTGCACGGGAGAATCATACGTGCACACAAGCAGGCGCCCTGTGTCAGGCGCACCGCCATAAGACACGCccccccttttccttttctttagCAGTACCAGATGCGAAGCCGAAGAGTGATCACATCGCGCCTGTGTGTATAGTACCACTACTCCATGGTTCGCCGGGACGCATCATTGCTTGCAAAGAACCCCTCCGTGTGGTGCGATCACGAGAAGGGGACGGCAAAACGGTGGGAGGAAGGAAATGATTTTCTCAGGTGCATGCAGCGTGTGCTGTGTAGCGGCTGGCAGTGGCAGTGGCACTGAGGCGGACGCCCATGTATAAAACCCATGATGCCGTGGGGAATGCAAATATGCAAAAGCCCTGCCACGCTCTGCCGCCATGGTGTGACGCATCATGCACCTCCCAGCCCCAGCTTGCCCCTGCTCGAAGAAAGCCGATGCCTGCAGTGATGCAGATACCACATCCTGGTGAATAATTCGGTCCCAGCGAAAGGGGAGAGGAGGTGCCTGCTGGACCGGAAGTCCTGGGATGACGGCAGCCTCTGGTAACGCCCGGCCACGGTGTCCGAGAgtacaaaagaagaagagaaattgCGTGCCCTAGAAAGAAAACTGTAGGAATGGAACATGAATACAATCGACAATATAGATAGCCAAAGGCCCCAGTGGCAGCTGGGAGTATCATCAAACATCATGGGCATCCTCTGCGTTCCTTGCTCGAAATGATTTGATCGCAAGTTAACCTTACAATCGATTGCATATCTTTTCACTCCAGGTCCAGGAGCAAAAGACGATATTCAGAGAGATCGAAGATCCACTACTCGCAGGAGAGATCGTCATAATGCGTGCTTGGTGCTTCTGGATCTGATTACTGTACTGTCTCTAGTCCCGCAATGAGTAAGTAAGCCGGAGGCGATTTGCATCAAGGAAGGGAAGCGTATATTCCACTACTTCACTTTGCAGGATGTAGACAGATGATCGCAGCCTTGGTACACCACTAGCCCTGGCCTGCCCAGCTCGTCTTCCAGGAAACAAGCACACCGTTGGCTAACTTGTCCTGTCAGAGCTATGTCGCCTGGCCTCCTGACTAGCCTTGGATAGCCTGTGTCGCACCATACCTGCACGCGAGTAATGAAATCTTAAAAGAAGGTTTCCTTAAAAATGGTCAGATTATGCAAATGTGAGTAGTTAGCTGGTCTTGCTTAGTGGAGTGTCCCTGTATCTTAAGCGGCCAGGCGTAGGATGTTTGAAGCTGCCTTCTATAAACAGAAGGTCCAAAATTTGCGTACTCTCCGAAAAAGCACTGCTTCGTCCAGACTCGATTGTGGGGGTAACAATCACAAACTTGACACATTTTAGTTAAAGTCCGCAACTCCGCATTGATGTTACACAGAAATGCTTCAGCCGGTGGAAAAGTTTACAGAAATACTGATTCTAATGTCGAAATTATGACCTAGCTCCAGCCCGTAGGCTCTACATCTACATATATCGAATTTATGGACCAACAGCTCCTAGGTTCTAGGTCTACATAGTTCTACCTCAGGAGTACCAGCAGGGCCTGAGTACCAGTACTAGGTTCATCAAATGTGTCTGGCATACCGCTGCATGCCAAGGAGGCATCGAAGATATGATCCCCAGTAGGTATACGGCTCTAAGCAGGAGGAGTGCAGGAAAAAGATCAGCAGATAGTAGCCCACAGGCTctgggctttttttttcgaaccgGAGGCTCTGGGCTTGTAAGCAATCTCAACAAACTAGTACGACACGTTATTGTTCATTCTAATGAATGCAGGTTGTTTCTTATGCTATTTTTATTGCAACTAGCACAATACCCGTGAGCTGCTACAtactaaaaaaatatacttgtccttctcatattaagtgtcgcaactttgtctatATACACATGTGCCTACACACtaaaacgcgtctagatacatgcctatctagacaaagttacgacacttaatatgagacggaaggagtattatCTATTATACCTTAGATCATATAATTCATATTTGTTCTTGTCTCAATGATTTGGGTCAAATCAACAAGTGACGAGGTCCGAAGGTGACGGATCACTGCCACCAATTAAGTCATTTAGGAgtataagagtaaagatatACTCCAGTATATTGCTCCATGACTTCTCTTGAAAGAGAATATTGCTCCGTGActcattttggagccaactTGTTGAAACTCAGTGACTGTCAGGCCGGGCAATGCCTGATTTTAACTATCGGCTTAGTGCAAAGCCGTCACTCTTGAAAAATGCCAGGATCAATGGACCCGAAATGGGTGCCTGGAAAGGTTACCCACAAGGCCACAAGAGTCACGATCTGCCCCACCAAGGTGCAACAAGTTTGTATGTAGACCTAGCAGTTAGCATGCTCCCTGTAGTGTAGTTAGCCCACCAAGGTGCAATATTTTTGCAATGCAGAACTGCCAGTACTTAGCCAGTTAAGCATGCTCCCTAGTCCCTATAGTGTAGTTAGAATGCTCCCTATAGAGTAGGTTTCATGAATTTTGGTCGGGGCAAAACTTTTGTGACAGTACAGGTCAGTAACTTTTTCATGTGTGGATCTGAAACTCAGTAACATGAAATTTAGTCCACTCAGTAAATTATTCACAAGGCATTGAAGAAAGATCCGGTAAACTGAAAACAGAGGCAATAGAAATCATTAAATCAACTCGATGGGTAACTTACTTCTCCACCATCTTGCTGGCTCCATTTTGAATTACAACTGGGTATTTTAGCTTCCTCACTCTTCTGCTTCTCAAGAAGCTGTGCACCTCGTTTTGCCTTTATCTCCACACCCCTCAGATATTTAGTAGGGTTGCCCTGGCTGTCGTAGTAGCGTCCAACAATTTTACCATTAAATCTGCATTATACATTTATAGAGTATTACTACAGGATACATCTATCAAGTAAACTTTTATGACATGATCCACTATTTACACAATAACATAACATCTAGGTCCTAACATGAAAAATACTGCATAAGTAACAGGTTTGCTAAAAACAAAACTCCAAACATTGACCGAATAGAGATATCATATGAGTATCTTACATTCTACTGGTTTACTGGAACGGAAGGAAAAATAACACCACAAGCATGATGATGCCTTCTTAAACGATTTTGTTATATCCAGAAAGTGACTCTatgtaatgaaaaaaaaatgatcaacCGACAACGAAAGGAGCTCACGTGTATCTCTCAAAGTAAAATTTCCTCCAGTCAACAATGCTATTTACCTGAAAGAAAGCGGCAAACCTATGACATTAAAAAATCAGTAACAAGGAAGAATAGGTAATTGAAAAGTTCATCTGTGCTTTCGAACTACAAAAGTATACATACAAGGAACACctttaaaacaaaacaaatatctTTATTATGATATGGGTTATGTTCAGTACTTCATTGTACTATGTTGCGGGTTTGAATAAGTAACAAATGTACATACAGCCAAAACTGGGCGGCGTTTTCATTTCTTCACAATGTTATCGATTTACTGTGCGAACATACATATTTTCTACTCATTTTGGCACCTATGGCTATGGGCTATGTCCATGTATGCTAAAGAAAAATTCAGTGCATATGAACATTAAAATAAGAAACAGGTTTGATAATTGGTATGTTGATCAAGTAACATTCAAGTAGCACtttacaaaacaaaaaagaggcAAAAGGCTAACCATTTCGATTGCACATATTATAACTGAAGTCAATAATCTTAATCCTAGACTTCTTAACTCTAATAGTTCTCTAACAATTTCTCTCTGACCATCAAGCTCTACAGACAATTTTGTAAGGTGTACTAAATCATTACTAGTGGGTGCATGTACCTCCATGCTAGATAAGCCCTTTAAAGAATCTGTCAGCCCATCACCTGTGGAATCAGAAAAGTGGTTATTCTATTGTAAGACCATATGACTTTGTCCCAATGATCTCTTTTAATCTTGAGAAATGCCCACAGCGATTACCCTCAGTAACATTTCGAACATATTAAAAAGGAACAGTGTGAAAGCATATTACACGTTATGGGAAAGCTGACAAGAAAAACAACCAAGCATAAAACTTCATGTTAGTTCGTTACCTCTCTTCAGTACATAGAGGCTGAATCATCAGGTGAATGGACAATTAATAATTGTATGTATTCTTGATTGAGTGACCCTACTCTAAGTCTTCGGTCTTAACCAAACCTGCCCTTTAGTTTTATAAATAAGTAGCTACTGCTCCAACCACTTCCCTCCCAGCTTGGATTCAAGAGTCAAATCTCAGATATGCTAAGTACATTAGTCTATAACTTTGTATGCAACTTATTTTCCTCATGGGCACTCCTAATACAGAAAATCAGTATCTCAGTATTAACTTCAACCACCTTCACCAGATTCCCAGATAGTTGAGACAGGATGGTGACTAGACAGTTAAACCAAGCATTGGTTCTAAAGAGACAATGCACGGGTAAGATCCATGATTCGACAACGGGGCTAATTCAGAAGTGCAGAACTAGATAGTagatatagtactccctccgtccataaATAAGGCCTATTTTGATTGGTTAAGTGTCTTTGACCAACAGTTACTCTATTATTACATACTAATCCATGTGACTAAAACTGATGTCATTAGATTCATATTTAAGAGTACTTATGAATATGATTATGATTtgcaaaacaaatacaaatgtatatttTAAATATAAGCAATAGAGCTGTATAACAAGTACAAATATAATTTTAATTTAAGCTAGGCATCTCGCAATAACTAGCTGCACTGATATAATATTACTCCCTCATCACCACCCATAAGTCTATAATATTTACCCTATATAAAAATGTTCTTTCTATTGCTGTTTCCCATTTTCCTTAGTTGGATGAACAACTGATGTTTAGCTAAACACTAACAAAACATCAAATAGAATAGTAATTCATGATGTTTGCAGACAGTACATTTGAACAAGGTCAAGGAGGCGCTGAGATATACTGAATACAGCCACATCAACTCATGATCACCTCACATATTTACTAAATGGGACTAACTAGTAATAGGATGAACAATCTTACCTGTAAAGTTTCCAGATACAAATGCTCGTGACGCATCCCTGTTACAAAAATGCTATTTTAATCAGTGCTATAAAAATAAAGGTAAATGAGATTAGCTCTCTgaattttttgtcaaaatttaaaatttataTTTCTGTCCTTTTGTACCCCAACAGTTAAACTTATCGCCGAGTGGGCTAGGACTGCTCATACTCCAAGTGGAAAATGTTCTACCCCCCAAAAAAACGCAACAGTGCTTTCAGGCTGATTACGACATCTGCGATCTAGTGTCCACATAGAAGTAGAGCCTCTTCAAGTTCAAAGCAAGATATTCTGAAATTGTATATACAAGATTGCATCGGAGTAACAAAGCATAGCACGAAACACAGTAAAGCTATAGAAATTGAAAATATTATAGGTTACAAGTTACAACAACACAATTCACAGCATAACAAAAGTATAAAATGGTAACCTGCCAGAAAAGTGATGATAACCTCCTCCAGGACCATAATGTGACCTTCCTTTTGTTACATCAAACACCGAGCTGCATTACCAAACAAAAGGGCAAAATGAGCTCATGCGTAGTCCAGGAAGTTGGAATAAAGGAAATACACCATGCTATAATTTGAGCAGTTTGTAGGTCTATCTGAATATTGAATTCACATTTACAAGTGAATATACTGAACCTCTTCTCTAATAAAACAAACTCAGGTACCATAATATGTCAACGGTGGTCGGAATGAAAGGTCTTGGCACCTACCACCTACAATAGTAACATATGCAAGAGAGTATGAATACCCCAAAATCCCAAGTAGTATGGGCAAACCCTCATCCGTTCCATTGTATATCGACAACTCCTCCAATGTCCACAACCTCTGCACATTGCAGCACATACAGAAAAGGTGTTACAAACTTAGGAAGTTATAGTTCGAAAATGATAAATGTTCCTTTCACCTTATCTCTACTCGTATAAAAAATATCACATCCAGACCACGCACACTCTCTATTGATCAGATAAAAAACATGTTTCTGTGTACAGATTATTTGACATCTATCATATTTTTTTAGGTCGTAGCAAGGCAGGGGTATTGTGCTAGTTTCTTATAAATCGAAAGTTATAGGTACGCCTCAGGAGATCTTCACTACGAGGTCCGTTACACGATTATACAGAATCCCATGGCCATTGTTTCCACTATAAGCTCATACAAATTGCAATAGCAAtgcaatactccctccgttccataaagattgacgtggctttgaactagctctagttcaaaaccgtgccaatctttatggaacggagggagtaatacagATGCCTATCCTCTTGATCAAGCCCTGGCGGATTGATGTCTAATCAACTAGGAAGTCGACTATAATTCTGGATCTAGATTAGTTACAGGCGTCGGCGCAGCACCCGCAGATTAGATAACAGGCCTGCTCTAGCTCATTATCCAGGCAGCGGGAAATATGGGGAGAGTATACAGAGAACGCACCGGCTTCCTGAGGTGGTAGAgctggaggaggacggcgattAGCGCGGCGAGCAGCGCGAGACCCAATAGGAggcgggcgccaagcgccatgCTCGTGGCTTCAAGAGACCTACCAGCCAGTCCGCCGCTGCTTGGGTAGAGGCAGGAGTCCACGCCGCGACGCTGCCGtaccgccgccggcagcgcaGATTTGTAGTGACTCGACTAGCCTGTCATGTTTGAAGCGAGAAAAAAATGGAGGCCAAATAAATTTTGGTTGCTTTGTGGAAACACACCGAGCAGACAGTTCGCTGCCTAGCTGCTCTAAGAGCAACTTCAATACATCCCTCAAATCTCATACATGGGGCCCTATCCCATATCCCTTCCTCAAATCTAAAACTTTCTTAGGCAGATTTCTCAATCTCATCTCTTATAATTTACTTGTCTATATTATATTCATACATCTTCCAGCCGATTTTCTAAACTTTAATAATTCAAATGAATTGATTTGAAATCGTACATCTGAAATGCATataattgaaataaaaatgttttattttattcgtAATAAATTATTTACATAAATTTGCTTCAACAAAGTCATATGCAAACATTCGAGCGGAATAACAGTGCAATTTCATCTCTGTGGAACAAAAATCAGCACCATGCCTTGCCCCTGCCCCCGCTGTCTTTCTCTCCCGAGCACCTGCCCCTGCacgccgtggacgacgacgagttGTTGCTCATGATCCTGCAACTTAATCCGCTCCAACCAACTGAAGTACGGATCAGGGCAacattcttaaaaaaaaaaaatcaaggcaGCAGACTCAATTCGCTTTGGGAATCGATCAAACGGTCCAACCGAAGGCTGGAATCTTTGGGAGATAGCTACTGTTTCGTGCAagcatgctgctgctggttgtgTTGGTAAGGTCTAAGTGCTCCTTATATAGGCAAGAAGGCTGGCTCCAAGAGTGCTCTCGTAAATTATTTACCTCTTCGGTCGGTCAGGACTTGCTAGTACTAGTGCATGTCTATGATCTATAATGAGGTAATTGCACTGGTAGCCTAACAACTTGAGGAATACgagcattttagtccaacAAGTTACAAACTGAGCAAAACTAGTCCTACAACTTGACTAGGTGTGCAGAGTAACCCGGATTAGTCCGAATTGGACACGTGGCGTGCTCAAGGCGATTtacaaatttgccaaaaaaaacctttcttcttatatatatatcacaTTTCGTCTTGCTCCCAATTCTCACGAAGCCGGCGCCTCTGCCGCTCCGCATCACAGCCTTGGAGGACAACCTGCGCACGGATCTGTTCATATCCACTCCTTCCTCTCATTGCCGCACCAGTTCACCACCTCATGCCCCTGCATCTCGGCGGCCACCACGCGCCCCTGCAGCTCTGGCAGCTCATCGCCCACCACGCGGTCCTGCACGGCTGCACCTCGTTGGCCCCACCGGTTCGCCACCGCACGCTCCTGCAGCCCGTCGCCCCCCGCGCGCCCCTGCAGCTTGGGCAGCCCGTCCTTTCCACTATCGTCAAGAGTGTCGGGTCGAATTGTAAACAACAAGGGTGCAAGTGATGTCCCCGTGGAGGACAAGGAGCACGTTATGGAGCAAGGCGCAACTGATGTTTTCCTAATCTTGCTTGTTTTAGCTCGATTTGGTGTTAATTTTAGGCTGGTTCGTGCGGTGGTGTGCATGATGATGTATCTGGGAACCAGTCGAAGGGGATGTGcaaaatttatttttacaGGTAGGATTTCAGCagagaggcggaggcgcgcggcCGAGCCCAATGGCGCTGCCCGCACCGAACAGGCATTATCTCATCGCAGTATCGCACTCCATCACCACTAGGATGTCCTCCTCCGAGAAATCCTCGAGGACACCGCACGGCCATTGCAGCGGCGGCagttgccgccggcgaccgAAGACGAGACAGGGAAGGAACCGAATGTCGTGCCGTCATAGACGCGGTCGCGGTCGTCCCGGTGGAAGAGTGCCCAGAGCATGCTCCGGCCCGGACATCGCCCGACCGCCCCTGCGACTCGTCACCGAGCACATCGCCGCCGCACCCGCACGAGAACGACTTGCACCACCGGAGGACCGGCGGCTCGGCCGCGCTGGGCGCGAATGGCCTGGCGAATAAGGACCGGATGGCGGAGGTGGACTTGGGCCGTTCTcagttcctttttttcttgacgGAGGAGAGAGATGGATCAAGGGGAAAAGATACACTACTCTGGTTTTTTTTTCGCGAAAAGTTAACACTGGGTAACAGGCCACATGTCACCGTATGATTGGTCTGGACGTCTGAGCAATCCGCAACTCAAGTTTTAGGACTAGTTTTGCTCAATTTGCAACTTGTTGGACTAAAATACTCCCAGGTCTCAAGTTGTTGGGCTACCGGTGCAATTACCTCATCTATAATATTTATAAAGTTGATTCCCACTAAAATGCATTTATTTTGGAAGTTTAAAATGCAAACTGTCGACATCACGATGCACGTAGTCCACGAGCAATTCATTTTGGTGACTCCCTACGATTCAACCTTTTATCTCCCGAGACTTTTCACCTTTACGTTGTATGTAAATATTTCAGCAAATATCCATATTTTTCATGATTTGTATGTAGTTCTTTCTAAGAACTCCGAATATCCAAGTTCAtaaaacttttcttttctgatttTCTCAAAGTTGTTAATGTTTATGTACATCAAAATTGCTCCTATTATATTGTTTGGACGGTGAAGTCATTTGGCCCTAtattattcatatttcttttgtatGCAATCATATTATCATTATTTGTTCCTACATCATATCCAGATATGCAAAAATTTTCTGCGACAACGCGAAGGGAATCACCTAGTTATAAACACACAAGTATATTGGTATGGATGTTCATCAATACTCTAAAAATCCCTTCCACCCCAAAACATTAGTGTTTAAAAAGTGTTTTTAATTGATAAAACATAAGCTGTTTTGTGAGGGAAACTAGAGATAATCTCTTTTGATCCCTCCCTGCCAAACAATGAGGTTTCTAATGTTTTCCAATTTAGAGTCAATAACACAACTACAAATCGTAAACACTACAAATCGATGCACCCACCTGAACTTGGAACACCAGTGGACAGGAATTACATGTAGGAGATTGCAATGGCCAAAGAAGACCTGCCAAAGGGAGAACGTCAAGGGGAGACTAACCTCACAAATAGATGTACGTCAAGGGAGAACGGAGCAGCGAGCGTGGCACGGCGGGAAACGGTGCGTCCAGACTATTCAGCAATGTGCCCCCCTTTTCGGATTTCAGGACGGATTTCTCCAAGAAACTGCTCTCAGCCACATTTCTGGAGAAGCCGCATGTGGAAATGTTGCTAGGCTTTCAAATTAGGTTCGCTAACCTAATTTAACCTAATTTGGAAGTATAGCAAAAAATTTAGGACTGCTTCTCCCAAAAGCCGGGGAAGAACAAAGTCAGAAAAGAAGGAGGCCTCTCTCACAAATAGATGTACACCAAGTTCGTAGCTAGCAAAATATTCGTCCctaacattttctttttcaccaGCATTTCAGACTATTCAGGAACTAAGCTAGCACAGAGCAGTAACAATTAGCAAGTTATGATCTACAAGGTCGCGAAGCAAGAAGCCAAAGTGACCTACACGCACTTGAACGGGACAGGCTGCAATGACAGGAGGCGTGAAACAC
This is a stretch of genomic DNA from Brachypodium distachyon strain Bd21 chromosome 1, Brachypodium_distachyon_v3.0, whole genome shotgun sequence. It encodes these proteins:
- the LOC100824330 gene encoding membrane-associated progesterone-binding protein 4 — protein: MALGARLLLGLALLAALIAVLLQLYHLRKPRLWTLEELSIYNGTDEGLPILLGILGSVFDVTKGRSHYGPGGGYHHFSGRDASRAFVSGNFTGDGLTDSLKGLSSMEVNSIVDWRKFYFERYTFNGKIVGRYYDSQGNPTKYLRGVEIKAKRGAQLLEKQKSEEAKIPSCNSKWSQQDGGEVWCDTGYPRLVRRPGDIALTGQVSQRCACFLEDELGRPGLVVYQGCDHLSTSCKVK